A window from Dunckerocampus dactyliophorus isolate RoL2022-P2 chromosome 15, RoL_Ddac_1.1, whole genome shotgun sequence encodes these proteins:
- the arl2 gene encoding ADP-ribosylation factor-like protein 2, with protein sequence MGLLTILKKMKQKEREMRLLILGLDNAGKTTVVKRLNGEDVSTIPPTLGFRIITLEHRDYKLNIWDVGGQKSLRSYWRNYFESTDGLVWVVDSADRQRMEDCKQELHKLLLEERLLGATLLVFANKQDLPGALSKEAIQEALALNDIKNHHWCIIGCSAVTGQNLLLGVDWLLEDIAARIFTVD encoded by the exons ATGGGCTTGCTGACTATTCTGAAGAAGATGAAGCAGAAAGAGCGGGAGATGCGACTACTGATATT GGGTTTGGACAACGCGGGGAAAACCACCGTGGTGAAAAGGTTGAACGGCGAGGACGTCAGCACCATCCCTCCAACACTCGGCTTCAGGATCATAACGTTGGAGCACAGAGA TTACAAGTTGAACATTTGGGACGTTGGTGGTCAAAAGTCACTGCGCTCCTACTGGAGGAACTACTTTGAAAGCACAGATGGCCTGGTGTGGGTGGTGGACAGTGCAGACAGACAACGCATGGAAGACTGCAAGCAGGAGCTCCACAAACTGCTGCTGGAGGAG AGATTACTTGGTGCTACATTGTTGGTGTTTGCCAACAAGCAGGACTTACCTGGTGCTTTGTCTAAAGAGGCAATACAAGAG GCTTTAGCCCTGAACGACATTAAAAATCACCACTGGTGCATCATTGGCTGCAGTGCAGTGACAGGACAGAACCTTTTGCTAGGAGTGGACTGGCTGTTAGAAGACATTGCTGCAAGGATCTTTACAGTAGACTGA